One window of the Triticum dicoccoides isolate Atlit2015 ecotype Zavitan chromosome 3B, WEW_v2.0, whole genome shotgun sequence genome contains the following:
- the LOC119274340 gene encoding beta-fructofuranosidase, insoluble isoenzyme 3-like isoform X2 codes for MGTAAVLAIVSLLCWAAATVVQASHVVYPELQSLEAKVVATELRTGYHFQPPKHWINDPNGPMYYKGLYHLFYQYNPKGAVWGNIIWAHSVSTDLIHWVALQPAIYPTRPFDVNGCWSGSATMLPNGVPVIMYTGIDPDKNQVQNVAYPANLSDPYLRQWVKPDYNPIISPDHGINASAFRDPTTAWYGPDGHWRLVVGTKENMKGIAVLYRSRDFKKWVKARHSLHAGLTGMWECPDFYPVAVAGGSRHHQSGVDTAELHDRVVAEEVKYVLKVSLELTRYDYYTVGTYDHDKERYTPDRAFPDNDYGLRYDYGDFYASKSFFDPAKKRRVLWGWANESDTVTDDRHKGWAGIQAIPRKIFLSRSGRQLIQWPVEEVKSLRSKHVNVSSKAVKGGEYFKVTGFKTVQSDVKAAFTIRNLDKAEKFDPAWRTDAQGLCKKFNSHVKGGVGPFGLWLLASDDLKERTAVFFRVFKTNDTSYVVLMCNDPTRSSYESQIYRPTFAGFVNVDIAKTKKIALRTLIDHSVVESFGAGGKTCILTRVYPRKAIGDDAHLFVFNNGESDIKVTNLHAWEMKTPTMNKLLEQ; via the exons ATGGGGACGGCGGCGGTGCTAGCGATCGTGTCGCTGCTGTGctgggcggcggcgacggtggtgcagGCGTCGCACGTCGTCTACCCGGAGCTCCAGTCGCTGGAGGCCAAGGTGGTCGCCACGGAGCTGCGCACCGGCTACCACTTTCAGCCCCCCAAGCACTGGATCAATG ATCCCAATG GGCCAATGTACTACAAGGGGCTGTACCACCTCTTCTACCAGTACAACCCCAAGGGAGCCGTGTGGGGGAACATCATTTGGGCGCACTCCGTTTCCACCGACCTCATCCACTGGGTGGCCCTCCAGCCCGCCATCTACCCGACCAGGCCCTTCGACGTCAACGGCTGCTGGTCGGGCTCCGCCACCATGCTGCCCAACGGCGTCCCCGTTATCATGTACACCGGCATCGACCCCGACAAGAACCAGGTGCAGAACGTCGCATACCCGGCCAACCTCTCCGACCCGTACCTTCGGCAGTGGGTCAAGCCCGATTACAATCCAATCATCAGCCCCGACCACGGCATCAACGCGAGCGCTTTCCGCGATCCCACGACAGCGTGGTACGGACCAGACGG ACACTGGAGGTTGGTGGTGGGCACCAAGGAgaacatgaaggggattgcggtgttGTACCGGAGCCGAGACTTCAAGAAGTGGGTCAAGGCGCGCCACTCCTTGCACGCCGGGCTCACCGGAATGTGGGAATGTCCTGACTTCTACCCCGTGGCGGTGGCCGGAGGCAGCCGTCACCACCAGAGCGGTGTGGACACCGCGGAGTTGCACGACCGTGTTGTGGCCGAGGAGGTCAAGTACGTGCTCAAGGTGAGCTTAGAACTGACACGATACGATTACTACACAGTTGGCACATACGACCACGACAAGGAGAGGTACACCCCCGACCGCGCCTTCCCGGACAATGATTACGGCCTGCGCTACGACTATGGCGACTTCTACGCCTCCAAGTCCTTCTTTGACCCGGCCAAGAAACGACGAGTGCTCTGGGGCTGGGCCAATGAGTCTGACACCGTTACCGACGACCGCCACAAGGGCTGGGCCGGCATCCAG GCGATACCAAGGAAGATTTTCCTGTCGCGAAGCGGGAGGCAGCTGATCCAGTGGCCAGTGGAGGAGGTCAAGTCGCTGCGCTCAAAGCACGTAAATGTCAGCAGCAAGGCCGTCAAGGGCGGCGAGTACTTCAAGGTCACCGGCTTCAAAACTGTGCAGTCGGACGTGAAGGCGGCGTTCACCATCAGGAATCTGGACAAGGCGGAGAAGTTCGACCCGGCGTGGCGGACCGACGCACAGGGGCTATGCAAGAAGTTCAACTCACATGTCAAGGGCGGCGTTGGGCCGTTCGGGCTCTGGCTGCTGGCCTCCGACGACCTCAAGGAGAGGACGGCCGTCTTCTTCAGGGTGTTCAAGACCAACGACACCAGTTACGTCGTCCTCATGTGTAATGACCCGACAAG GTCGTCATACGAGTCGCAGATCTACAGGCCGACCTTTGCCGGCTTTGTCAACGTCGACATAGCCAAGACCAAGAAGATCGCCCTCAGAACATTG ATTGACCATTCTGTGGTGGAGAGCTTCGGAGCCGGCGGAAAGACGTGCATCCTGACAAGAGTTT
- the LOC119274340 gene encoding beta-fructofuranosidase, insoluble isoenzyme 3-like isoform X1 gives MGTAAVLAIVSLLCWAAATVVQASHVVYPELQSLEAKVVATELRTGYHFQPPKHWINGPMYYKGLYHLFYQYNPKGAVWGNIIWAHSVSTDLIHWVALQPAIYPTRPFDVNGCWSGSATMLPNGVPVIMYTGIDPDKNQVQNVAYPANLSDPYLRQWVKPDYNPIISPDHGINASAFRDPTTAWYGPDGHWRLVVGTKENMKGIAVLYRSRDFKKWVKARHSLHAGLTGMWECPDFYPVAVAGGSRHHQSGVDTAELHDRVVAEEVKYVLKVSLELTRYDYYTVGTYDHDKERYTPDRAFPDNDYGLRYDYGDFYASKSFFDPAKKRRVLWGWANESDTVTDDRHKGWAGIQAIPRKIFLSRSGRQLIQWPVEEVKSLRSKHVNVSSKAVKGGEYFKVTGFKTVQSDVKAAFTIRNLDKAEKFDPAWRTDAQGLCKKFNSHVKGGVGPFGLWLLASDDLKERTAVFFRVFKTNDTSYVVLMCNDPTRSSYESQIYRPTFAGFVNVDIAKTKKIALRTLIDHSVVESFGAGGKTCILTRVYPRKAIGDDAHLFVFNNGESDIKVTNLHAWEMKTPTMNKLLEQ, from the exons ATGGGGACGGCGGCGGTGCTAGCGATCGTGTCGCTGCTGTGctgggcggcggcgacggtggtgcagGCGTCGCACGTCGTCTACCCGGAGCTCCAGTCGCTGGAGGCCAAGGTGGTCGCCACGGAGCTGCGCACCGGCTACCACTTTCAGCCCCCCAAGCACTGGATCAATG GGCCAATGTACTACAAGGGGCTGTACCACCTCTTCTACCAGTACAACCCCAAGGGAGCCGTGTGGGGGAACATCATTTGGGCGCACTCCGTTTCCACCGACCTCATCCACTGGGTGGCCCTCCAGCCCGCCATCTACCCGACCAGGCCCTTCGACGTCAACGGCTGCTGGTCGGGCTCCGCCACCATGCTGCCCAACGGCGTCCCCGTTATCATGTACACCGGCATCGACCCCGACAAGAACCAGGTGCAGAACGTCGCATACCCGGCCAACCTCTCCGACCCGTACCTTCGGCAGTGGGTCAAGCCCGATTACAATCCAATCATCAGCCCCGACCACGGCATCAACGCGAGCGCTTTCCGCGATCCCACGACAGCGTGGTACGGACCAGACGG ACACTGGAGGTTGGTGGTGGGCACCAAGGAgaacatgaaggggattgcggtgttGTACCGGAGCCGAGACTTCAAGAAGTGGGTCAAGGCGCGCCACTCCTTGCACGCCGGGCTCACCGGAATGTGGGAATGTCCTGACTTCTACCCCGTGGCGGTGGCCGGAGGCAGCCGTCACCACCAGAGCGGTGTGGACACCGCGGAGTTGCACGACCGTGTTGTGGCCGAGGAGGTCAAGTACGTGCTCAAGGTGAGCTTAGAACTGACACGATACGATTACTACACAGTTGGCACATACGACCACGACAAGGAGAGGTACACCCCCGACCGCGCCTTCCCGGACAATGATTACGGCCTGCGCTACGACTATGGCGACTTCTACGCCTCCAAGTCCTTCTTTGACCCGGCCAAGAAACGACGAGTGCTCTGGGGCTGGGCCAATGAGTCTGACACCGTTACCGACGACCGCCACAAGGGCTGGGCCGGCATCCAG GCGATACCAAGGAAGATTTTCCTGTCGCGAAGCGGGAGGCAGCTGATCCAGTGGCCAGTGGAGGAGGTCAAGTCGCTGCGCTCAAAGCACGTAAATGTCAGCAGCAAGGCCGTCAAGGGCGGCGAGTACTTCAAGGTCACCGGCTTCAAAACTGTGCAGTCGGACGTGAAGGCGGCGTTCACCATCAGGAATCTGGACAAGGCGGAGAAGTTCGACCCGGCGTGGCGGACCGACGCACAGGGGCTATGCAAGAAGTTCAACTCACATGTCAAGGGCGGCGTTGGGCCGTTCGGGCTCTGGCTGCTGGCCTCCGACGACCTCAAGGAGAGGACGGCCGTCTTCTTCAGGGTGTTCAAGACCAACGACACCAGTTACGTCGTCCTCATGTGTAATGACCCGACAAG GTCGTCATACGAGTCGCAGATCTACAGGCCGACCTTTGCCGGCTTTGTCAACGTCGACATAGCCAAGACCAAGAAGATCGCCCTCAGAACATTG ATTGACCATTCTGTGGTGGAGAGCTTCGGAGCCGGCGGAAAGACGTGCATCCTGACAAGAGTTT